A window of the Gossypium hirsutum isolate 1008001.06 chromosome A03, Gossypium_hirsutum_v2.1, whole genome shotgun sequence genome harbors these coding sequences:
- the LOC121203137 gene encoding indole-3-acetic acid-amido synthetase GH3.17 isoform X2, translated as MTRGNPCQLPGMLPNYDPNDNEAGMKILEDLTENVEQIQQRVLEEIITRNARTDYLKGFLDGQFDKQVFKKTVPVVNYEDIKPYIERIANGDSSNIISAEPIIELLTSSGTSGGQPKMMPSTAEDLHRKTFFYNLLVPVMNKYVDGLDDGKAMYLLFVKPETKTPSGLMARPVLTSYYKSNNFQNRPFNRFNVFTSPDETILCSDSKQSMYCQLLCGLVQRQEVLRVGAVFASAFLRAIKFLEDNWKELCSNIRTGHVSDWITDPGCRKVVSLVLNKPKPELADLIEHECSSKSWEGIIKKLWPRTKYIEVIVTGSMAQYVSTLEYYSGGLPLVSTMYASSECYFGINFKPLSKPWDVSYTLIPNMAYFEFLPVKEKNEDGAQYVQCNGVCKENCMEKETEKEDVETVELVDVKLGQYYELVVTTFTGLYRYRVGDILMVTGFHNKAPQFRFVHRRNVVLSIDTDKTSEEDLLKAVTKAKVIVESLGILLIEYTSYADTSSIPGHYVLFWELTSKGNNHLPVLDPKIMEQCCSTVEESLDSVYRRCRRKDNSIGPLEIRVVQHGTFDALMDFCVSQGSSVNQYKTPRCIKSGEAINILDSRVVTRFFSQKAPFWELV; from the exons ATGACAAGAGGTAATCCTTGCCAGTTGCCAGGGATGTTGCCGAATTATGATCCTAACGATAATGAAGCTGGCATGAAGATACTGGAGGACCTTACGGAAAATGTTGAACAAATACAGCAGCGGGTATTAGAGGAGATAATAACACGAAATGCGCGTACGGATTATCTTAAGGGCTTCCTGGATGGACAGTTTGACAAGCAAGTTTTCAAAAAGACAGTTCCAGTGGTGAATTACGAAGATATCAAACCTTATATTGAGCGAATTGCCAATGGGGATTCGTCAAACATCATTTCTGCTGAACCAATCATTGAGTTGCTCACAAG CTCCGGTACTTCTGGTGGGCAGCCAAAGATGATGCCTTCAACTGCTGAAGACTTGCACAGAAAGACATTCTTTTATAATCTGCTTGTGCCAGTGATGAACAA GTATGTAGACGGCTTGGACGACGGAAAAGCAATGTATCTTTTGTTTGTTAAGCCGGAGACTAAAACTCCCTCCGGTCTAATGGCGAGGCCTGTCTTAACAAGCTACTATAAGAGTAATAATTTCCAGAATCGACCCTTCAACCGCTTCAATGTTTTCACTAGTCCTGATGAGACCATCTTGTGCTCTGACAGCAAGCAGAGCATGTACTGTCAACTACTTTGCGGTTTAGTACAACGACAAGAGGTTTTAAGAGTTGGTGCAGTTTTTGCTTCTGCTTTCCTACGGGCCATCAAGTTCTTGGAAGATAATTGGAAAGAGCTCTGCTCCAACATTAGAACGGGTCATGTCAGTGATTGGATCACTGACCCCGGTTGCAGAAAAGTAGTATCACTAGTTCTAAACAAACCCAAACCGGAGTTAGCCGACTTGATCGAACATGAATGCAGTAGTAAATCCTGGGAAGGGATAATTAAGAAACTCTGGCCTAGAACAAAATACATTGAAGTTATTGTTACAGGTTCCATGGCACAATATGTATCTACTCTTGAATACTACAGTGGTGGGCTACCTTTAGTTTCCACAATGTATGCTTCTTCAGAATGTTACTTTGGGATCAATTTCAAACCACTGAGCAAGCCCTGGGATGTCTCTTACACCCTTATCCCGAATATGGCTTACTTCGAGTTCTTACCTGTGAAGGAAAAAAACGAAGATGGAGCTCAATATGTCCAATGCAATGGTGTTTGCAAAGAAAATTGCATGGAAAAAGAGACCGAAAAGGAAGATGTTGAAACTGTTGAGCTCGTGGATGTTAAGCTTGGCCAGTATTATGAACTCGTTGTCACAACTTTTACAG GCCTGTATAGATATAGAGTTGGAGACATTCTAATGGTAACTGGATTCCACAATAAAGCTCCTCAATTTCGATTCGTGCATCGGAGGAATGTCGTTTTAAGCATAGACACAGACAAAACCAGTGAGGAAGACCTGTTAAAGGCAGTGACAAAGGCAAAGGTCATTGTTGAGTCGCTTGGTATCCTCTTGATCGAGTACACTAGCTATGCCGACACTTCCTCCATACCAGGCCATTATGTGCTATTCTGGGAGCTCACAAGCAAAGGGAATAATCATCTTCCAGTACTTGATCCTAAGATAATGGAGCAGTGTTGCTCCACGGTGGAAGAATCTCTTGATTCTGTTTATAGAAGATGTCGGAGAAAGGACAATTCAATTGGACCATTGGAGATAAGAGTGGTGCAACATGGAACATTTGATGCACTCATGGATTTCTGTGTGTCTCAAGGATCTTCTGTTAACCAATACAAGACACCAAGATGCATCAAATCTGGGGAGGCCATTAACATATTAGATTCTAGGGTGGTAACAAGGTTTTTCAGCCAAAAGGCACCTTTTTGGGAGCTTGTTTAG
- the LOC121203137 gene encoding indole-3-acetic acid-amido synthetase GH3.17 isoform X1 yields MRACPISCTAVKQQFSTCSRKPKDVNQMTRGNPCQLPGMLPNYDPNDNEAGMKILEDLTENVEQIQQRVLEEIITRNARTDYLKGFLDGQFDKQVFKKTVPVVNYEDIKPYIERIANGDSSNIISAEPIIELLTSSGTSGGQPKMMPSTAEDLHRKTFFYNLLVPVMNKYVDGLDDGKAMYLLFVKPETKTPSGLMARPVLTSYYKSNNFQNRPFNRFNVFTSPDETILCSDSKQSMYCQLLCGLVQRQEVLRVGAVFASAFLRAIKFLEDNWKELCSNIRTGHVSDWITDPGCRKVVSLVLNKPKPELADLIEHECSSKSWEGIIKKLWPRTKYIEVIVTGSMAQYVSTLEYYSGGLPLVSTMYASSECYFGINFKPLSKPWDVSYTLIPNMAYFEFLPVKEKNEDGAQYVQCNGVCKENCMEKETEKEDVETVELVDVKLGQYYELVVTTFTGLYRYRVGDILMVTGFHNKAPQFRFVHRRNVVLSIDTDKTSEEDLLKAVTKAKVIVESLGILLIEYTSYADTSSIPGHYVLFWELTSKGNNHLPVLDPKIMEQCCSTVEESLDSVYRRCRRKDNSIGPLEIRVVQHGTFDALMDFCVSQGSSVNQYKTPRCIKSGEAINILDSRVVTRFFSQKAPFWELV; encoded by the exons ATGAGAGCATGCCCCATAAGTTGTACAGCG GTCAAACAGCAGTTCAGCACATGCTCTAGAAAACCCAAAGACGTTAATCAAATGACAAGAGGTAATCCTTGCCAGTTGCCAGGGATGTTGCCGAATTATGATCCTAACGATAATGAAGCTGGCATGAAGATACTGGAGGACCTTACGGAAAATGTTGAACAAATACAGCAGCGGGTATTAGAGGAGATAATAACACGAAATGCGCGTACGGATTATCTTAAGGGCTTCCTGGATGGACAGTTTGACAAGCAAGTTTTCAAAAAGACAGTTCCAGTGGTGAATTACGAAGATATCAAACCTTATATTGAGCGAATTGCCAATGGGGATTCGTCAAACATCATTTCTGCTGAACCAATCATTGAGTTGCTCACAAG CTCCGGTACTTCTGGTGGGCAGCCAAAGATGATGCCTTCAACTGCTGAAGACTTGCACAGAAAGACATTCTTTTATAATCTGCTTGTGCCAGTGATGAACAA GTATGTAGACGGCTTGGACGACGGAAAAGCAATGTATCTTTTGTTTGTTAAGCCGGAGACTAAAACTCCCTCCGGTCTAATGGCGAGGCCTGTCTTAACAAGCTACTATAAGAGTAATAATTTCCAGAATCGACCCTTCAACCGCTTCAATGTTTTCACTAGTCCTGATGAGACCATCTTGTGCTCTGACAGCAAGCAGAGCATGTACTGTCAACTACTTTGCGGTTTAGTACAACGACAAGAGGTTTTAAGAGTTGGTGCAGTTTTTGCTTCTGCTTTCCTACGGGCCATCAAGTTCTTGGAAGATAATTGGAAAGAGCTCTGCTCCAACATTAGAACGGGTCATGTCAGTGATTGGATCACTGACCCCGGTTGCAGAAAAGTAGTATCACTAGTTCTAAACAAACCCAAACCGGAGTTAGCCGACTTGATCGAACATGAATGCAGTAGTAAATCCTGGGAAGGGATAATTAAGAAACTCTGGCCTAGAACAAAATACATTGAAGTTATTGTTACAGGTTCCATGGCACAATATGTATCTACTCTTGAATACTACAGTGGTGGGCTACCTTTAGTTTCCACAATGTATGCTTCTTCAGAATGTTACTTTGGGATCAATTTCAAACCACTGAGCAAGCCCTGGGATGTCTCTTACACCCTTATCCCGAATATGGCTTACTTCGAGTTCTTACCTGTGAAGGAAAAAAACGAAGATGGAGCTCAATATGTCCAATGCAATGGTGTTTGCAAAGAAAATTGCATGGAAAAAGAGACCGAAAAGGAAGATGTTGAAACTGTTGAGCTCGTGGATGTTAAGCTTGGCCAGTATTATGAACTCGTTGTCACAACTTTTACAG GCCTGTATAGATATAGAGTTGGAGACATTCTAATGGTAACTGGATTCCACAATAAAGCTCCTCAATTTCGATTCGTGCATCGGAGGAATGTCGTTTTAAGCATAGACACAGACAAAACCAGTGAGGAAGACCTGTTAAAGGCAGTGACAAAGGCAAAGGTCATTGTTGAGTCGCTTGGTATCCTCTTGATCGAGTACACTAGCTATGCCGACACTTCCTCCATACCAGGCCATTATGTGCTATTCTGGGAGCTCACAAGCAAAGGGAATAATCATCTTCCAGTACTTGATCCTAAGATAATGGAGCAGTGTTGCTCCACGGTGGAAGAATCTCTTGATTCTGTTTATAGAAGATGTCGGAGAAAGGACAATTCAATTGGACCATTGGAGATAAGAGTGGTGCAACATGGAACATTTGATGCACTCATGGATTTCTGTGTGTCTCAAGGATCTTCTGTTAACCAATACAAGACACCAAGATGCATCAAATCTGGGGAGGCCATTAACATATTAGATTCTAGGGTGGTAACAAGGTTTTTCAGCCAAAAGGCACCTTTTTGGGAGCTTGTTTAG